The sequence CATGAAATAGGCGGCATTGAGAAAAGAAGAGGTTAAAAGTACAAAGAGCATGACGGCCTGATCCCCTTCAAGGGTGCCTAAAACCAGATACCATTTACTGATAAAACCACCCGTGGGCGGCAGCCCGATAATGGACATGGAGCCGATGAGAAAGGCGGTCATGGTGACGGGCATGCGATAGCCGATACCCACCATCTGGCTTAAATATTTTTTGCCTGTGGCCACATAGATGGCTCCGGCACAGAAAAACAAGGTAATCTTGCCGAATGCATGCATGGTGATGTGCAGGATACCCCCGGTCATACCTTTGGGTGAGAGAAGTGCTGCACCAAGGACAATATAAGAGAGCTGGCCAATGGTGGAATAGGCCAGGCGCCGCTTGAACTCATCCTGGGACAGGGCAATGGCGGAACTGACCAGAATGGTCACCGACGCAATAAACGCCACAAGTCCGCCAAGACCTAAAGAGGAGAGAAGTTCAACTCCAAAAATACCGGTCAGCACCCGGACAATGGAAAAGACACCCACTTTGACAACGGCCACGGCATGCAGCAACGCAGATACCGGGGTTGGCGCCACCATGGCAGCCGGCAGCCAGGAATGTACGGGCATGATGCCGGCCTTGGCAAACCCGAAGACAAACATCAGCAGAAGAACGGTGGCGGAAGGTGTTGACAGCCGGCCATTAAAAATGCCGGCTGCGGAAAATTCAAGGGTGCCGGTGGCGTGGTAGCACCAGATCATGGCCGGCAACACAAGACCAATGGAGGTGCCGAGAATAAAAGTCAAATACCTGCGGCCCGATACCTTGGATTTTTCATCTTGATGGTGCGTGACCAAAGGATAGGTGGCTAAAGACAAAATTTCATAAAAAAGATATAGAGTGATCAGGTTGGCGGAAAATGCCGCCCCGATGGTGGCGGAAATAGCCAGGGCAAAAAAGGCGACAAACCGGGTTTGACTGTGTTCGTTAAGTCCGCGCATGTAGCCGATGGAATACATGGCTGTGATAATGTAA comes from uncultured Desulfobacter sp. and encodes:
- a CDS encoding monovalent cation/H+ antiporter subunit D family protein produces the protein MELIHSIKPVLAVLIPLAVIPVLVSSGGRPNVREAWTFIAGILSFALVASMVPAVLDGNRIGLTLFPIAPGADIALSVDALGMLFALVASSLYIITAMYSIGYMRGLNEHSQTRFVAFFALAISATIGAAFSANLITLYLFYEILSLATYPLVTHHQDEKSKVSGRRYLTFILGTSIGLVLPAMIWCYHATGTLEFSAAGIFNGRLSTPSATVLLLMFVFGFAKAGIMPVHSWLPAAMVAPTPVSALLHAVAVVKVGVFSIVRVLTGIFGVELLSSLGLGGLVAFIASVTILVSSAIALSQDEFKRRLAYSTIGQLSYIVLGAALLSPKGMTGGILHITMHAFGKITLFFCAGAIYVATGKKYLSQMVGIGYRMPVTMTAFLIGSMSIIGLPPTGGFISKWYLVLGTLEGDQAVMLFVLLTSSFLNAAYFMPIFYKAFFCTKEQAMFERKFDEAPVMCVVPLVITALISLILFFATQPFLNLATLAVTGFTGG